One Bartonella kosoyi DNA segment encodes these proteins:
- a CDS encoding type II toxin-antitoxin system RelE/ParE family toxin yields the protein MIFIHKTIEFDNWLKKLKDKKAKAIILQRVVRLKQGLLGDVKFFNSIGEVRIHYGAGYRIYFTQKGSDFILLLCGGDKSTQQRDIEQALKLKEEYSDENNPI from the coding sequence ATGATATTCATTCATAAAACGATAGAATTTGATAATTGGCTTAAGAAACTCAAAGATAAAAAGGCTAAAGCGATTATTCTTCAACGTGTTGTACGCTTAAAACAAGGACTTTTGGGTGATGTTAAGTTCTTCAATAGCATAGGTGAAGTACGCATCCACTATGGTGCTGGTTACAGAATTTATTTTACCCAAAAAGGCTCTGATTTTATCCTTTTGTTATGTGGTGGAGATAAATCAACGCAGCAAAGGGATATCGAACAAGCGTTAAAGTTAAAAGAGGAGTACAGTGATGAAAACAACCCCATTTAA
- a CDS encoding addiction module antidote protein, which translates to MKTTPFKPEEYLEDIEVQQAFLNEAFKTGDAAHIADAIGIVARSQNMRALAKETNRERSGLYRSLSKTGDPKLSTLVAVLSALNLQLFVQSSTS; encoded by the coding sequence ATGAAAACAACCCCATTTAAACCAGAAGAATATCTTGAAGACATTGAAGTACAACAAGCATTTCTCAATGAAGCCTTCAAAACTGGTGATGCCGCTCATATAGCGGATGCCATTGGTATCGTTGCTCGCTCTCAAAATATGCGTGCTTTAGCAAAAGAAACCAATCGCGAACGCAGTGGATTATATCGCTCCTTAAGTAAAACGGGTGACCCCAAGCTTTCTACTTTAGTCGCTGTCTTATCTGCCCTTAACCTGCAACTCTTTGTACAGTCTTCTACTTCATAA
- a CDS encoding N4-gp56 family major capsid protein, translating into MATTHIGTHDPQSVKLWSQKLSNEVLKATKIAPLIGKSSNSIIQLYNETHKSAGDSVTFSLLVNLFGDGVTQGETLEGNEEALQFMNDRLVINELLHAARVANDDSIDQQRILPNLRKKAKEGLVRWYANRLSIMFFLQVCGYTARTISVDGREVYIKPVHYGFNEIMAPSSERIIRPDAKTKDEDLTDKAKHSFSLKLIDEAVKQAKLANPQISPVHVNGDDVYVLYLHPTQVMQLRTNTAAGEWLDIQKSVYATSRAKNPIFDGSLGMYNGVVLREAIHVTHGVKSTDHTAVKSVRRAVFLGAQSAIIGFGKNHSATNYTLKEEYFDYEREFGVAAKTLIGMKKTRFQMPNSGQTAQDFGTIVIPTYSGEAAA; encoded by the coding sequence ATGGCAACAACACATATAGGGACTCATGATCCGCAATCGGTGAAATTGTGGTCACAGAAGTTAAGCAATGAAGTTTTGAAAGCGACGAAAATAGCCCCTCTGATTGGCAAAAGTTCGAACAGTATTATCCAGCTTTATAACGAAACCCATAAGAGTGCAGGGGATAGTGTTACATTTAGTTTGTTGGTCAATCTGTTTGGAGATGGTGTCACGCAAGGTGAAACCTTAGAGGGCAATGAAGAAGCGCTTCAATTTATGAATGATCGGTTGGTGATTAATGAGCTTTTACATGCGGCGCGTGTTGCCAATGATGACTCGATTGATCAACAGAGAATCCTCCCGAATTTACGCAAAAAAGCCAAAGAGGGTTTGGTTCGCTGGTATGCTAATCGTTTAAGCATCATGTTCTTTTTGCAGGTTTGTGGTTATACAGCGCGTACAATCAGTGTTGATGGTCGAGAAGTGTACATTAAACCGGTTCATTATGGCTTTAATGAAATCATGGCACCAAGCAGTGAACGGATTATTCGTCCCGATGCAAAAACCAAGGATGAAGATCTTACCGATAAAGCCAAACATAGCTTTAGTTTGAAGCTGATTGATGAAGCGGTTAAACAAGCAAAGCTTGCTAATCCACAAATTTCTCCCGTCCATGTCAATGGTGATGATGTTTATGTTCTCTATTTGCACCCAACCCAAGTAATGCAATTGCGAACCAATACCGCTGCTGGAGAATGGTTAGATATTCAAAAATCGGTTTATGCAACCTCTCGTGCGAAGAACCCAATCTTTGATGGCTCTCTTGGTATGTATAATGGTGTTGTTTTACGCGAAGCTATTCATGTTACCCATGGTGTAAAATCGACAGATCATACAGCGGTCAAAAGCGTGCGTCGTGCGGTGTTCTTAGGAGCGCAGAGTGCAATTATAGGTTTTGGGAAAAATCATAGTGCAACAAATTACACCCTTAAAGAAGAGTATTTTGATTATGAACGTGAATTTGGTGTTGCAGCAAAAACTTTGATAGGAATGAAGAAAACTCGTTTCCAAATGCCAAATAGTGGACAGACAGCCCAAGATTTTGGAACGATTGTTATTCCTACCTACAGCGGTGAAGCCGCAGCGTAA
- a CDS encoding portal protein, translating to MDGRMMDDEEHLEQESNISDLSTEGLFRKLVSWYKEDVEHVNKWREHAREDFQFYNGDQWNDQDLAALKEQRRPVMTFNRIAPLVNAVVGSERNNKREVQFIPRQIGKALPSELLTGAAEWFRDMAHAEYADSDAFQDAVICGMGWTDTRLDYENSLDGEPVITRLDPLKMVWDSAAVQPNLTDAQRMWYVDRKPLDVAKQMFPKVHWSELSADWARDGAAYEGVHHNDLEAYDDEKGIDVENGRRMVTLVECRWFESERYYKAPDLETGELRDYSEEEFKQLQCMMPDIQGAAFNKKVVKRAFLGRKLLECPDQPLVPAGQLGWECITGYFDKIERQFYGVVRPTKDPQRWANKYFSQVMHILNSQSKGGIMAERGAFEDEREAVKSWSRVDSITVLKNGALAGGKIQPKPVAQFPTGFFQLFNEAKEAINQVTGLSPEFIGTREVSQAGILEAQRRQSSLNLLACLFDGLRLYRKRQGKIILHLIQNYLSDGRLVRISGEENAQYIPLTREAVMSVDYDIVVDDAPTSPNEKERTFGIITQLLPLLQNAVTPDIMLDLLRYSPLPASLLNRVSEKMQQQQMAQQAQQQQMNPEQEMKLQEKQQDIATKSQMQQMDLQGKQIELVMRQKRAELEAELMQQRHELERERILNERAQNQIMRERAATYRGRSI from the coding sequence ATGGATGGCAGAATGATGGATGATGAAGAGCATTTAGAGCAAGAGAGCAACATCTCAGATCTGTCAACAGAAGGTTTGTTTCGCAAGTTAGTCAGTTGGTACAAAGAAGATGTGGAGCATGTGAACAAATGGCGTGAACACGCAAGGGAGGATTTTCAATTTTACAATGGTGATCAGTGGAATGATCAAGATTTAGCGGCTTTAAAAGAGCAACGCCGCCCCGTTATGACGTTTAATCGCATTGCCCCACTTGTGAATGCTGTTGTGGGTTCAGAACGCAATAATAAGCGCGAAGTGCAATTTATTCCCCGTCAAATAGGCAAGGCATTGCCAAGTGAATTGCTTACAGGAGCGGCAGAATGGTTTCGCGATATGGCACATGCTGAATATGCAGATAGTGATGCTTTCCAAGATGCTGTCATCTGCGGTATGGGGTGGACAGATACGCGGCTTGATTACGAAAATAGTCTTGATGGTGAACCGGTCATTACGCGTTTAGACCCTTTGAAAATGGTTTGGGATAGTGCGGCAGTGCAACCGAATTTAACGGATGCACAACGCATGTGGTATGTCGACCGCAAGCCATTAGACGTAGCCAAGCAAATGTTTCCAAAAGTCCATTGGAGTGAACTGAGTGCTGATTGGGCGCGTGATGGGGCTGCTTATGAAGGCGTTCATCATAATGATCTTGAAGCTTACGATGATGAGAAGGGCATTGATGTTGAAAACGGTCGACGGATGGTTACGCTTGTGGAATGTCGTTGGTTTGAAAGCGAACGATATTACAAGGCACCCGATTTGGAAACGGGAGAATTGCGTGATTACAGCGAAGAGGAGTTTAAGCAGCTCCAATGCATGATGCCCGATATCCAAGGGGCGGCTTTCAATAAAAAGGTTGTAAAACGCGCCTTTTTAGGGAGAAAACTGCTTGAATGCCCTGATCAACCTTTGGTTCCAGCGGGTCAGTTGGGTTGGGAGTGTATCACGGGGTATTTTGATAAGATAGAACGGCAATTTTATGGGGTTGTAAGACCGACAAAAGACCCTCAACGCTGGGCGAATAAATATTTTAGTCAAGTTATGCATATTCTCAATAGCCAATCCAAAGGTGGGATTATGGCTGAGAGGGGAGCGTTTGAAGATGAGAGAGAAGCGGTAAAAAGTTGGAGCAGGGTAGATAGTATTACGGTTTTGAAAAATGGTGCTTTGGCAGGGGGTAAGATACAACCCAAACCCGTAGCGCAATTTCCAACCGGCTTTTTCCAACTGTTTAATGAAGCGAAAGAAGCAATTAATCAAGTTACAGGTCTCTCACCAGAGTTTATTGGAACGAGAGAAGTTTCACAAGCAGGGATTTTAGAGGCACAACGGCGTCAATCCAGTCTTAACCTGCTTGCTTGTTTGTTTGATGGTTTGCGTTTGTATCGCAAAAGGCAGGGCAAGATCATTTTGCACCTTATACAGAATTATTTGTCTGATGGTCGTTTAGTCCGGATATCGGGAGAGGAGAATGCGCAATATATTCCGTTGACCCGTGAAGCGGTGATGAGTGTTGATTATGATATTGTGGTGGATGATGCACCCACCAGCCCGAACGAAAAAGAGCGTACCTTTGGTATTATCACGCAGCTGTTACCGTTGCTTCAAAATGCCGTTACACCGGATATCATGCTTGATTTACTTCGTTATTCGCCATTGCCTGCGTCATTACTCAATCGTGTAAGCGAGAAGATGCAACAGCAGCAAATGGCACAACAAGCCCAACAACAGCAAATGAATCCAGAACAAGAAATGAAGTTGCAAGAAAAGCAGCAGGATATTGCGACCAAAAGCCAGATGCAACAGATGGATTTGCAAGGCAAGCAGATTGAATTGGTCATGCGTCAAAAGAGAGCGGAATTGGAAGCGGAATTGATGCAACAACGCCATGAGCTTGAACGGGAGCGTATTCTTAATGAACGAGCGCAAAATCAGATTATGCGGGAGAGAGCCGCAACGTACAGGGGAAGAAGCATTTAA
- a CDS encoding PBSX family phage terminase large subunit, giving the protein MTTRQIKIVPKLIPIFAGDALVRAAWGGRGSGKTRSFALMAALKGYQFGMQGISGTILCARQFQNSLAESSLEEIKRAIEAHDFLSEYYKVGEASIKSNDGRIAFQFSGLDRNIASIKSMGRILLCWVDEAEPVTETAWQTLIPTLREEGEGWRAELWVTWNPLRDNAPVERRFRFSDNESIKRVEINWSDNPKFPKILNEARLDDLRNRPETYKHIWEGAYLTAVQGAYYQKEMLAAEQEGRIGRVARDPLMQIRAFWDIGGTGAKADATAIWIAQFVGREIRVLDYYEAQGQPLSEHIGWLRHNGYEKALMVLPHDGATRDRVHNVSFESALNDAGFETQVIPNQGAGAVKMRIEAVRRILPSVWFNEETTVAGRKALNWYHEKWDEKRNIGLGAEHDWSSHGADAFGLMCVGYEQPMQRQKRPAYSGREAYESTSWMAE; this is encoded by the coding sequence ATGACGACAAGACAGATTAAGATTGTACCAAAACTTATCCCTATTTTTGCAGGGGATGCTTTGGTACGTGCGGCTTGGGGTGGACGAGGGTCTGGTAAAACAAGATCATTTGCCTTGATGGCTGCTTTAAAAGGCTATCAATTTGGTATGCAGGGAATATCAGGGACTATTCTTTGTGCACGTCAGTTTCAAAATTCGCTAGCAGAAAGTTCATTGGAGGAGATTAAGCGCGCCATTGAAGCCCATGACTTTTTAAGCGAATATTACAAGGTTGGAGAGGCTTCGATTAAGTCAAATGATGGTCGTATAGCTTTTCAGTTTTCTGGACTGGACCGTAATATAGCCAGTATCAAATCCATGGGGCGTATTTTGCTTTGTTGGGTTGATGAGGCAGAGCCGGTAACAGAAACAGCTTGGCAGACACTCATTCCAACGTTGCGTGAAGAGGGAGAGGGATGGCGTGCAGAGTTATGGGTCACATGGAACCCGTTGCGAGACAATGCACCGGTTGAAAGGCGGTTTCGCTTTTCAGACAATGAATCCATTAAGCGTGTGGAGATTAATTGGTCAGACAATCCGAAGTTTCCCAAGATCTTGAATGAAGCGCGGCTTGATGACCTTAGAAATCGTCCAGAAACCTATAAGCATATATGGGAAGGGGCTTATCTTACAGCGGTTCAGGGCGCTTACTATCAAAAAGAAATGTTGGCAGCGGAGCAAGAGGGGCGGATAGGGCGTGTTGCGCGTGATCCTTTAATGCAGATACGGGCTTTTTGGGATATTGGGGGCACGGGAGCTAAGGCAGATGCCACAGCAATATGGATAGCGCAATTTGTAGGGAGAGAGATCAGAGTGCTTGATTATTACGAAGCGCAAGGACAGCCGTTATCGGAGCATATCGGTTGGTTGCGTCACAATGGCTATGAGAAGGCACTGATGGTTCTCCCCCATGATGGTGCGACCAGAGACCGTGTGCACAATGTGAGTTTTGAGAGTGCTTTAAATGATGCGGGTTTTGAAACGCAAGTGATACCAAATCAAGGGGCTGGTGCTGTCAAAATGCGTATCGAGGCAGTACGACGTATTCTACCCTCTGTTTGGTTCAATGAGGAGACGACAGTAGCGGGGCGTAAGGCACTGAATTGGTATCATGAGAAATGGGATGAGAAGCGTAATATTGGCTTGGGAGCAGAACATGATTGGTCCAGTCATGGTGCAGATGCTTTTGGATTAATGTGTGTGGGGTATGAACAGCCAATGCAGAGACAGAAGAGACCAGCTTATAGCGGTAGAGAAGCCTATGAAAGCACGTCATGGATGGCAGAATGA
- a CDS encoding type II toxin-antitoxin system RelE family toxin — protein sequence MAWTIRYERKALSFLKKCDKKEARRIVDFLDQHVAPLEDVRAIGKPLKGQLSGLWRYRVGDYRILCDLYDKELVVLVLAVGHRKNIYKG from the coding sequence TTGGCTTGGACGATTAGATATGAAAGAAAAGCTCTTAGTTTTTTAAAAAAATGCGATAAAAAAGAAGCACGGAGGATTGTTGATTTTTTAGATCAACACGTTGCCCCTCTTGAAGATGTACGTGCAATAGGTAAGCCCTTAAAAGGGCAATTATCGGGTTTATGGAGATATCGTGTAGGAGATTACAGAATACTTTGCGATCTTTATGATAAGGAACTTGTTGTGTTAGTTTTAGCTGTTGGACATAGAAAAAATATATATAAAGGCTAA
- the relB gene encoding type II toxin-antitoxin system RelB family antitoxin: MTISIRLPSELETRLNNLATKTGRTKSFYLREIIERGIEEAEDYYLASQVRERVRRGEATFYSSEEVRKELGLDD; encoded by the coding sequence ATGACGATATCTATTCGATTGCCTAGCGAACTTGAAACACGTTTGAATAATTTAGCAACTAAGACAGGTCGTACAAAGTCTTTTTATTTACGTGAGATTATTGAACGTGGAATCGAGGAAGCTGAGGATTATTATTTAGCTTCACAAGTAAGAGAGCGTGTTCGAAGAGGAGAAGCTACTTTTTATAGCTCTGAAGAGGTGAGGAAAGAGCTTGGCTTGGACGATTAG
- a CDS encoding tyrosine-type recombinase/integrase: MVLMNRLNARSVATLGAGKYNDGAGLLLHKRKDGGAQWIYRYTLHGRRREMGLGALRDVSLKKARECANQWRSVLREGRDPIKERDKQKRETISNLHYLKDIAVDAFESHKAELKGDGKDGIWFLPLRLHILPKLGCLPVSEITQTEIRDTLAPIWHTKAGAARTALMRLKLCLKHAAALGLDVDLQATEKARALLGKQRHKITNRPAMDWRDIPAFYKTLCQITAITQLALRLLILTGVRTHSLRYIHKDQIDGDIWTIPAENMKGRRDTTKEFRVPLSLEALKVIEQASCISKSDFILSFSGRGPLAENVMSKYMKKNKLDACPHGFRSSLRDWLAETTDAPYEVAETILSHTVGGKVERAYRRTDYLEQRRVYMDKWAAYVTEQS, translated from the coding sequence ATGGTCCTTATGAACCGTCTTAATGCAAGATCTGTAGCAACATTGGGGGCTGGCAAATATAATGATGGTGCCGGCTTGCTTCTTCATAAGCGTAAAGATGGAGGTGCTCAATGGATTTATCGTTATACCCTTCACGGGCGTCGTCGCGAAATGGGATTGGGAGCGTTGCGAGATGTTTCTTTAAAAAAAGCCCGTGAATGTGCAAATCAATGGCGTTCTGTTTTACGTGAGGGGCGTGACCCCATTAAAGAACGCGATAAACAAAAGCGTGAGACAATAAGCAATCTCCATTATTTAAAAGATATTGCCGTGGATGCTTTTGAAAGCCATAAAGCTGAATTAAAAGGGGATGGGAAAGATGGAATTTGGTTTTTACCTTTACGCCTTCATATTCTCCCTAAATTAGGCTGTTTACCCGTTTCAGAAATTACGCAAACAGAGATACGCGATACCCTTGCCCCTATTTGGCATACAAAAGCTGGAGCTGCTCGGACAGCATTGATGCGTCTCAAACTTTGTCTCAAACATGCAGCTGCTTTGGGTTTGGATGTTGATTTACAAGCAACAGAAAAAGCACGCGCTCTTTTAGGAAAACAACGTCATAAGATCACTAATAGACCAGCAATGGATTGGAGAGATATACCCGCTTTTTATAAAACACTTTGCCAAATAACAGCTATAACACAACTGGCTTTGCGTTTGCTCATCTTGACAGGCGTTCGTACACATTCCTTACGTTATATTCATAAGGATCAGATTGATGGGGATATATGGACTATTCCTGCTGAGAATATGAAAGGAAGGCGTGATACAACAAAAGAATTTCGCGTACCCCTATCTTTAGAAGCTCTAAAAGTGATTGAACAAGCCAGTTGTATCTCTAAAAGTGATTTCATTCTGTCTTTTTCCGGTCGAGGTCCCCTTGCTGAGAATGTTATGTCAAAATATATGAAAAAAAATAAACTTGATGCCTGCCCGCATGGCTTTCGTTCTAGTTTACGCGATTGGCTTGCTGAAACAACCGATGCCCCCTATGAGGTTGCTGAAACCATTCTAAGTCATACGGTAGGCGGTAAAGTAGAGCGTGCCTATCGTCGTACTGACTATCTAGAACAGCGCCGTGTCTATATGGATAAATGGGCGGCTTATGTCACTGAGCAATCTTAG
- a CDS encoding helix-turn-helix transcriptional regulator — protein sequence MTENDILLTDRESAQLLHMSVSTFRRHVTNGSLPKPLKFGFLSRWLQSDLLNVIEQAKQQRQSDAA from the coding sequence ATGACTGAAAATGATATTCTTTTAACTGACCGTGAAAGTGCACAATTGCTTCATATGAGTGTCTCAACTTTCCGCCGTCATGTTACCAATGGCTCTCTCCCAAAACCTTTAAAATTTGGTTTTTTATCGCGTTGGTTACAATCGGATCTTCTCAATGTAATCGAACAAGCAAAACAGCAACGTCAAAGTGACGCAGCATAA
- a CDS encoding filamentous hemagglutinin — MSASLNKDKSSSDYHSVVEQSGIKAEAGGFDITVTGTTNLTGGIIASSASADKNSLTTGSITTSDITNSAHATASSHGFSLSGNDTIKNITKNVLNHGKAKDGAEGETKSAISDGTIILTNTTGQRSMGQDAGEIIGSLNRNTATAHQAVAPIDATSLEGAVHNRLDMINDLSDEGLGYFYKIYKIAYATKHPEGEVAHDENGNVLYLTDENGKPIKGNDGKYITLYHFLKPEEENHLQKGSDGEVHMFYNGIFTSPDDAARYAVQFADNDHGHLYFTYFPQDKDMLVEVGIAVFQKFFEGTFFFGLTNSTKKFQNTMYLYGNDGLRIDGHSRGSMTVGNGMHDFEKRGIHGIAGNTSINLFGPAYNAQSMANTLDYLSDGKQTSVGLENHAYDFVGIKFGGNPATFDKIPSGSSPGNEAWRIFTTYPTVHACYGHASDVCTSFYGSSHRIQINSIQSGGKK; from the coding sequence ATGAGCGCCTCTTTGAACAAGGATAAATCCTCTAGTGATTATCACAGTGTTGTAGAGCAATCAGGCATCAAAGCAGAGGCGGGCGGTTTTGATATTACAGTTACGGGGACAACAAACTTGACCGGAGGCATTATTGCGAGCAGTGCCTCAGCGGATAAAAATAGTCTGACCACCGGAAGCATTACGACGAGTGATATCACCAACAGTGCCCATGCGACAGCCAGCAGCCATGGTTTTAGCCTTTCTGGAAATGACACGATAAAAAATATTACCAAGAATGTTTTAAACCATGGCAAAGCCAAGGATGGCGCAGAAGGAGAAACCAAATCCGCTATCAGTGATGGAACCATCATCCTAACCAATACAACTGGCCAAAGGTCCATGGGGCAAGATGCTGGAGAAATCATTGGTTCTCTCAACCGCAATACTGCAACAGCCCATCAGGCTGTTGCACCAATAGACGCCACATCCCTTGAGGGAGCAGTGCATAATCGCTTAGACATGATCAATGATTTATCCGATGAGGGATTGGGATATTTTTATAAAATTTACAAAATCGCTTATGCCACAAAACATCCTGAAGGAGAAGTTGCGCATGATGAAAATGGCAATGTCCTCTATTTAACCGATGAAAATGGAAAACCTATAAAAGGCAATGATGGAAAATATATTACTCTGTATCATTTTTTAAAACCAGAGGAAGAAAATCATTTACAAAAAGGCTCTGATGGCGAGGTTCATATGTTTTATAATGGTATTTTTACCTCCCCCGATGATGCCGCGCGTTATGCCGTCCAATTTGCTGACAACGATCATGGTCATCTGTATTTTACATATTTCCCGCAAGATAAAGACATGCTAGTAGAGGTTGGTATAGCGGTTTTTCAGAAGTTTTTTGAAGGTACATTTTTCTTTGGATTGACCAATTCGACCAAGAAGTTCCAGAATACAATGTATCTTTATGGCAATGACGGATTACGTATTGATGGGCACAGCCGTGGTAGTATGACGGTAGGTAACGGAATGCATGATTTTGAAAAGCGTGGTATTCACGGTATAGCAGGCAACACGAGTATCAATCTTTTTGGTCCAGCTTACAACGCTCAATCGATGGCTAATACACTCGATTATTTAAGTGATGGCAAGCAAACCTCTGTCGGTTTAGAAAACCACGCATATGACTTTGTTGGTATAAAGTTTGGTGGAAATCCTGCTACTTTTGATAAGATCCCTTCAGGGAGTAGTCCTGGGAACGAGGCATGGAGAATATTTACGACTTATCCTACTGTCCATGCTTGTTATGGTCATGCAAGCGATGTGTGTACATCGTTCTATGGCTCATCTCATCGTATACAAATTAATTCAATTCAATCAGGGGGCAAGAAATGA